Within Mytilus edulis chromosome 10, xbMytEdul2.2, whole genome shotgun sequence, the genomic segment actagaggctctaaagagcctgtgtcgctcaccttggtctatgtaaatattaaacaatggacacagatggattcatgacaaaattgtgttttggtgatggtgatgtgtttgtagatcttactttactaaacattcttgctgcttacaattatctctaacagtactttctgtggaaaatgttattgaaaatcttcaaattttaagaaaaattgttaaaaattgactatgaagtgcaataactccttaggggggtcaattgactattttggtcatagtgacttatttttagttcttactttgctgtacattattgctgtttacagtttatctctatctataataatattcaagataacaaaaaaaacagcaaaatttcctcaaaattaccaattcaggggcagcaacctaacaaccgattatccgattcatctgaaaattccaggacagatagatcgtgacctgatcaacaattttatttcctgtcagatttgctcttaatgctttggtttttgagttataagccaaaaactgcattttacccctatgttctatttttagccatggcggccatcttggttggttggccgggtcacgccacacattttttaaactagataccccaatgatgattgtggccaagtttggttaaatttggcccagtagtttcagaggagaagatttttgtaaaagataactaagatttacgaaaaatggttaaaaatggactaaaaagggcaataactcctaaaggggtcaactgaccatttcggtcacgttgacttatttgtaaatcttactttgatgaacattattgctgtttacagtttatctctatctataataatattcaagataataaccaaaaacagcaaaatttccttaaaattatcaattcaggggcagcaacccaacaaccgattatccgattcatctgaaaattccagggcagatagatcgtgacctgatcaacaattttacttcctgtcagatttgctcttaatgctttggtttttgagttataacccaaaaactgcattttacccctatgttctatttttagccatggcggccatcttggttggttggccgggtcaccggacacattttttaaactagataccccaatgatgattgtggccaagtttggtttaatttggcctagtagtttcagaggagaagatttttgtaaaagttaacgacgacggacgacgacggacgcaggacgacgacggacgccggacgcaaagtgatgggaaaagctcacttggccctttgggccaggtgagctaaaaaatgaaaaggaataattttgcattaccttttgaatactatgactttttagatatgtagacatattaagactcattagtagatgttgataatattggcttaaaatgcttgaaattctatcagattacttttggagcagttatgagttttgaaattagaaagatcatatcatatgcaacaagtgtagtaagtttcaagttgattggaattcagcttcatcaaaaactactttgaccaaaaactttaacctgaaactcccacttccattttctatgttcaatgtaccgtgaaattggggtcaaaagtctaatttggctttaaaattagaaagatcatatcataatgaacatgtgtactaagtttcgagttgattggacttcagcttcatcaaaaactaccttgaccaaaaactttaacctaaagcgggacaaacgaacgaacggacccacagaccagaaaacataatgcctatctactattgtaggtgggggcataaaaaattaaataaataacactcataatgctcagatttggttgtcatcgtgcaacatagttaataacaccatatagaaaaaacatagaactcattttgtcatattaagacactgtcaaacatccatacatactatccacactcatctgtgtccacacttgtaaacttgacaatataaattaatatctttaaccaacgaattcaaatagcaaaagctatgcaattaacaaatatatacttatatgcttcatttaaattatttaacaatgaaatacattaattatgaaatttgaagTTTTACAAAGGgcgctaataattaattaataacactgtctaccacacagcatttcggggacactccctctggtatcattccccctcttttatagctgactatgcgggggctttttctaattattgggggcattatgacctatagttgctaatgttTGTGTCATAGTCACAGTCATCCTCATTGCTTCCCTCATTCTTTATTCTATCATCAATAGTTTCAACACCTAGTCTGACCAAGTCTTGATCAGTAAGGTGCTGAAAAGAGTCTTATGTTCTAAATTCACGctgttcaaacgaacataaagtaTTTATGTGCTAAATCTCTCTAGATTTTTGTAAAGCATACATATCTGAGCACATTCAGATATGTACCTTTATACGATAAAggcatcatagaaaactaaatacatatttaGGTACTGTTAGGCGCAATGACcatctcaattttaataaatatagatCCAGAGATCACAATATTTCTAATACATGTATCAAACACCATTAACAGTTCATGTTTTGAATACGGCAACCATGCATCTATGAAAACAAATCCCGGTTTATAAACATCACACAATCAACAATACCGGTAAAAGACAGCTATCaaacatctacaaaatatatacaaaacacattaATTCTTTACATACAACTTCAATACATTAAAAAACAGATttcttaatgaaaattaaacttcAATACAAAGGAAACGTACGATAATGGTCACTGCCCAAACCTCGATAATTAAATCTCGTGCAAACTTTCATTATATACTGACCGCCAAAACCGGTTTACTACTATTGTGAAAACACAATAGAGTAAATTACATACTTCAAAAATCATACGCGAACCgcacataaatatatttatgttctaaATTCACGctgttcaaacgaacataaagtaTTTATGTGCTAAATCTCTCTAGATTTTTGTAAAGCATACATATCTGAGCACATTCAGATATGTACCTTTATACGATAAAggcatcatagaaaactaaatacatatttaGGTACTGTTAGGCGCAATGACCATCTCGACGCACAAAGAAAGCAAACTTGATGTTAAGTACATATTATATACCAAGATTTTGAGATACTGACAATCGCTTCTGTAAACTTTCTAATACATAGCCATCTTTAGCTTGGTCGGATTTCCACCGACCATGTATTTTGAATAACCTATCTGAAATATTGTTTTGAGCGGCAGCTGTTGCACCACCCGATCTAAAACTATGCAAACCAAAATCTTTAGAGTTACAACCAATCTCTGATAATGCGCATTTAATTAATTCTCTCGCTCTGGTATACGACAAACTATCGTTTTTCTTCCTTAGAACAAAATtctttgatttcttcaaaaatgacaaaGGTCTAAATATATACATATCTGAAGACAAATCAATATTTGCTTCTTTTAAATAACAGTCTAAAATTGTACATGGACATTGTGGAGTGTCAAGCTTTGAAATCAAAACATGTCTGCCTTTCCTGTAACAGTCTGTTTTACTCTTCTCAATAAAAATGTCTATATATTGATTACAAACTGAAATGTGCTTTGCTTTTATACTACAAAGTTCTTGATACCTTAAAAATCCGGTATAAGATAGTGCGCACATTGTTAATAGGCGTAAATCTTTAAGAGAACGACCAATTGAATTGTACTTCAAAAACAATTTGATCATAATATCAGAAGTAACTGGACTCTTTTTCTCTATAGGTCTGTTCAATTTTCTTCTTGATGCTTCTACGATCAATCTAACCATTTCAGAATCACATGGATTAGCTACCCCAGCAAGATTATGTGCCCATTTAATTCCATAAAAAGCGGATTCTATAACGCTATAATGATTAGCTGattgaattaaattttgtaaatatagacCTACATACAATTCTTGACAGGGtaatacacatttaatttcaGAGTATTTTTCAGTCCATTTAACGAATCTTTTGAAATATCCAGCATATTTTTCTACTGTAGATTTTGCACGAGCATCAATAATGGTTGAagataaactattaaacaatgatttaagttcaGGATGTTTAATCTGCTCGTTCTGTGACCAAAATCCAACAGAAAATATTgtctacaaaatatatatatacaaaataaagttataaatataaaatacagtaCCTTGAAACTATATCCATACTAGTCCAGTGACTTGGTTAAACAATGCAATCTATAACAATAGTCCAGCGACCAATAAGATGAGGGTCCAGTGACCACAAAAGGCAGTCCAATGCGTGTACACAGTCACACCATAGCAAAATGCAATACCCAGTGGTAAtacaaatctgtaaaataaatatacatattacaCAACCGAAGCATTTAAACGTACAGCTAATATTTTCCCGTGAAATTTGCCATTAGCAAACAAAGAGTTTAAATTGTTACCAGCAACAAAAATTCTTTCCGTTTCATGAAATTCTAAAACATCAACAACATAACAAGCGTATTCTGAGTTCTGTTTAAAAATCAAAGGCCAAAATGCAGCAGACTGCCATTTAGGGACAACAAGTGTACCCTCTGCTCTACAAGAAACTAAATGGTTAATACAGTTACTAACTAGACCAATTGGCGGAACTAACCAATTGTTCTCGCCATGCCAGTTGCAAGTGAATGCATCTATCGCTGATGTTGCAGGATTCCAATATTTCGAATTAAACCTAGTCAGCTTTGTATTATGCATGTTAGCAAACCTATCAACAGTGAATGGTCCCCAGATGCTATTCAAAaaatcgaaaaattcaaaagatatgCCCCAATCATCAATGTCAATAATTCTACTCAAAGCATCAGCCTTTTCGTTTTCCTCTCTAGGAATCCACTGTGCATATAATGAAATATTGCACGACACACAAGTATTAAAAATTGATAAAGCTAAACATTGCAAGTGTGGTAATTTACTTCCTTTCTTAATAATACTAACAGCATTTTGATTATCTGTGAAAAAAGTAACTGAACTGTGTTCTAATACTTTCGCAAAACTATCTAATGCTAATTCAATTGCTTTGATTTCTCTCCAAGTGGAGCTTTTTGTTGCCTCTGTCACAGACCACTGTCTGTGTGCAATATAATCAGTACCTTGCAAATAACCTCCTGCACCTATATCACTAGCATCAGTGAAAACATTGAATTCAGAATTATTCCGTAATAACGGTACTGGCTTCAAACAGTGAATGTTTTGCTTCCAAAACATAATTTCTTGAATACTGTCTGAGTGCTGTCTCAAATCAACGTACTGATCCCAGTCTTGTCTTAAATTTATAACAGAAAAGGTACACCTTGTCATAATTTGAGTAACATTTCCAATAGCTGGTGAAAAGGAAATTATTTTTCCACATAATTTAGCTAATAAcctaattttaactttaaaagctTTAGACAGAATTACATcaatcaaattgacaaaattttctattttaattaacGGCAACTCCATCAAAGAACTTTTCAAATTCCAAGTGAAACCAAGCCAAAGTAAAGTCTGAACAGGTGTCCATATACACTTGTCCTTGTTTGGAACAAAACCTGACAATATCAAATCGTTTTTGACCCTCACAGACTGTTCACAACATAGCTTCTCAGTCTCCGCTAAACATAAACCATCATCTAAATACACTGTAATTTTGATACCGTCTTTGCGCCAGTGAGCAATTAAAGGTCTTACAACTTTAGTGAATACGTACCCCGCTGAACAGAGTCCAAACGGTAaaactgtaaaaacaaaatattttaccgtTTCACCAAACTTCCAAGAAAACCCCAAATATTTCTGATGATTGGGGAAAATGTTTATGTGATGATATCCTGCTTTTAAATCAAAAGCAAATCCATAACAATCGCTTGTCAAAAACTGACTGGCAGTTTTCCAGTCCTCAAACTTAATCTTACTATAAACAACTTGTTTATTTACGTGTCTCAAGTCTAAAATTAAACGACCTTTACCTGATGAATTAATCGATACAGTTAACGGATTAACAACATGCGGTCTGTTCGATACTTCTTTTATCAAGCTAGCATCAATTAATTCCTGAACTGCCTTTTCTACAAAATCTTTATGTTCTAAAGCAGATTTATTGTTTCTTAACAAAACGCTTTCTGGTTCGTTAATTAAAGGTATTTTATAACCATTCTcaattaaatctaaaataaactttgaagcatgaatatttttccaaaaatctAAAGAATTTCTCAGTCTATTTTTAACGTTTATACAAGAGGTACCAGATTCATAATCATAAAAAGAGTCAAAATTGTCTACATTCTGTACCTTAAGAATATCTGGAGATCTCTCAGTTTGGTGCTCCTCTGGCAGCTGCTGAatttcccccttttttacaatCTTTTGCCCAATGTCCATACAGACCACAGTTGTAACAGATGTCCCTAGCTCTGTTCCGACGAGATGTGATGGGGGCGGCGGCCCCCGCAACAAGAAAGGGCTGTTGCTGTGAAAAACCACCATTATTACCATTGTGAGCAATACTAGACGGACCACCAGCAGATTCCGCGGGTCTTTTCTTTATGTTTTGACGCTTATCCTGCTTCACGGTTTTCAATTTCTTCACTGCTCTGCCATCAGCCGCCCGAATGCGCTTCTCATCCTCTGAATCACTAGCCACGTCATCCGACAAATACTCGTCCACAGTTTTCCACCCACCTTCAGATTTATCAGCTATACGAATCAGCTTATTCCTTTTCTTCAAAGATTGACCAGATTCTTTCAACACTTTAACGGCCTTCTCATATCTCCGGTGCTCTATACAGTCTACGGCAATATCAATATTATCTAACAAATCAGAATTTAAGTCAAACTGCACTTTGTTACCCTTGAACTTGAAGGAACTCTCAGATTTCTGTACCTTTCGTGCAAGATCATGGGTGGTATCTGCAAAATTTCGCTCAATTCCCGTCAACTTTCTGGTAAAATAGGTTTTCATCAACGACAACAAATCAGCATTGGTAATTTCATCAGAAGCAGCTTGACCCGGCATCTCTACATCTTCCATATCAAGTAGTCTATCAGGCTCGGTATCAGACATTACGAAATTAAACTTCAATACAAAGGAAACGTACGATAATGGTCACTGCCCAAACCTCGATAATTAAATCTCGTGCAAACTTTCATTATATACTGACCGCCAAAACCGGTTTACTACTATTGTGAAAACACAATAGAGTAAATTACATACTTCAAAAATCATACGCGAACCGCACATAAATATATATCTTCTATCCtatcatctttaaaaattttaatttgaaagatttgCAGATTAAGTTCTACAAGAGCACGTTGTATAGTAGACGACATGTTGCCAGTATGAAAATAAACccgaaaaaaatatacatgttttcgGTTATTTTCGGAAGTCTACCACCACCACATAATGAAAAAAAGCACTGAAAGTAATTGATTAACCACCtagtataatattttttgaaccaaacataaaacattttgaccACTGATCATAAAGTTGTTTGAActgaacataatatttattttactgaacataatgatCAGTCTacagaacataatatttatttcactcaACATAATGATAACAGTACTGATAATAAAgtgctgcgctttagcgcatgatacgcccgttgctcttttaacttgcttttaaaagtgttagttattgtccaaaaattggaaaatccccccttttttaagaataaaaattcataacacggagatgtaaaatcttaaatttataaaaattgaaagggagcttacatcaatatatatataaacaattcaccaaagtctcatggacattggtgaaagcctttttgagttattgtccgaagtgttaaaaatcccccttttttatgaataaagccccataaatccaaaacttaaaatctgaaatttataaaaattgaaagggagcttgcttacatcaatagatataaacaattcaccaaagtttcatggacattggtgaaagcgtttttgagttattgtccgaagtgtggacaaCGGATcccattttttataaataaagccccataaatccaaaacttaaaatttgaaattaaaaaaaaacgaaagggagcttacgtcaatagatataaacaattcacttaagtttcatggaaattggtgaaagcgtttttgagttattgtccgaagtgtggacgacggacggacagacggacggacaacggtataccataatacgtcccgtctaaagaCGGTGGGCGTATAAAAAGTGTGTTTGACCACTGAATATTTCAGTTTCTGTAATCAACATAATGAGAAATctacataatataataatatgttgacagaagatattttcaaaagtactgaATATAAAGACAAAAGTATATTGATTAAAGTGCTGAATATAATACCAGATctgcacaatataatgattattttaCTGATCATTATGATGTTATTGCTCAACATAATTGTTATACTACTGAACCATGTGAACATAATAAAAAGGGCACTCATAATCGAGAAAAAACGctgaaaataattaaactttCACAGCATATACTAAATATGAACAACGAAAGACAGCTATCACAAATAGATTCTGGGTGTATCTGTGACTGGGAAATGTGTTGGTCTGgaaccacacacacacaataaaCAGTACGGACTCTGACTCTGGGACTAGCTCTTGTAACAAAAGACGACTCTGGTTAGCTCGATGTATAATTTAATAAGTTCAGCATGGAAGTAGAGTTGGGACTGCTCAGTGTAATACTAAATCCATTTTGCCACATCAAAATAACAACATAGTTtatataacaaaccaaaactaCTTGTACTTGACAAATATTTCTCTAAATGAGGGAGAAAATTCAAATAAGGGATAACAGAAAAATtaacacatacatgtagataATAATTAACGATTATAGAACATACAGACTTATTTATGGGATTAAAGCCTTGGCTTGTCAAATACGaataatctgagactactataacacgtgttatagtagtctcaggaatAATAGATCATTTTGAAGTAAAATgtcgccatttaaaaaaaaacaaattaaaacatgaaattatattAGCTTAATCTTCTAAACTTGACCTAAATCTtgcacaataaaaatatcaaaatccctagtgaaatattgcaaatataacaaaatcactggttttacaaaatctttaacaaaatgtccaaaaagtatcaaaataaatttttgtccatttttccactGTGAcacagctatggcgttccatattccttgtctgtcctattatattcatatatggtatttgaaatgaaaataagcaCAAAACCAGTCATTTTAACAATTAAGATCCTATCAAGGAACCCTTTTAAGGTGACTATatcagagacaaaaacaaaatgtatacaatagatataaaaaaagaagatgtggtatgattgccaaatagacaactctccacaagagaccaaaatgacagaaattaccAACAATAGGTCATCGCACGGCCGTCAActatgagcaaagtccataccgcatagtcagctataaaactttaaagaccccgaaataacaatgtaaaacgagaaaactaacggctaactcatgtacaaaaaatgaacgaaaaacaaattgaacacataaacaaacaaccactgaataagtatacaagacgaaaagaaaaggacagtacaaaatatgttaagaatctaatctaaaataaaaatgaaattatcctcgtacaaaataaatatttatatataaaaaaggtgaCTAGATGCTCTGCAAGGGTAATTAGCATATTTCGAATTTTACTTAATATGTTTTTGACcagcaatttaaaaacaaataaatacatatttgaacaataaaaaaaagaatttttcatCATAGGATCGGGATATTGTAACTTGATAAAGGAATTCGAATGTGAAATGATGGTAGCTAACCACGGATCCAAGAAAAGACAAGTATTATATGTCAATAAACacgatattaaaataagaagatgtggtataatttccaatgagatttCTGTTTACTACAAGCTATAACTACTGGAAGAAAAAGCTCAAGTAAAATTAAATGTTATCAAGGATTGGAGAGGCCTTGTTATCTGAAAGACAGAGAAAacaacatgatatttttttatatcgggaacttttcaatattcccaaCTATAGAATCCGACAAATTAacgaaaaagtttttttttagtgagaacaacattttatcaaaccataattatttatttcttcaatataaaaagaaggaGATGTGATAggattttcaaagttaaaaaaataaatggatttaagcaattatagtcgGCAATAACAGGttccgacatgaaaaataagaattaatacacaaactgacggcctaattcataataaaacaatttacgaaaaacatatatgacatacacgaaaaaacgacaaacactgaactaCGGGCTTTTGACTTAAAacaggtacatacagaatttggcggggttaaaaatgtctgtgtgcgctcaatttctaaaaaaaaaaaaacctatcacaacacaagaccaaactataaaaaaaatcagttgaatgatCGGATCATCATTCAATACTATCAATGACGATATCAGATCAGGTGCGGGATCCAAACCACGGAACACCCTGAAAttccacaaaataaaaataaaatcgaaaaaCTTGAATGGGGTTTCAATCACCAACACTCCCTCTCCCCTCATGCCGGATCCGCTCAGTCAGACTCAACTTTTgagtgtgtaatttaggtataaCAAATTGgtaacaatacaaaataaataactgATATTAAATTGTAACAGAAAAAGGAGAGAAAATCATTCCAGACATGTGTTGCAGCATTGGATTAcagtagttttaataaatatttatatcacAGAAGTATCATGGAAAACATAAACTAATCATGAATGTGGCAGAAGAGATAGTACAcggtttatgttcttctcattGATATTGTTCAGGAAGGCTCAGAGTAattgtacagtaaacttgcaagcgattgtacagtcaataaaaatatccgacatggagaaaatgaatatatttggatttctactggaACAATGACTtcaaaactttcagacaggtacgactatatatcagaaaaggtacatgtggaaattcaggtagcaaacattgatttttcgatgtttttttagacatttttcgtcgttttttttatacatttttgatccCTGTTGTGTGGCAAATTTGATCGTTTCACACATCATGGAGCTCCatcattctaaggaaaacgtttggatgcacatagctttcttattattttattggttctttaTGAGGATATTTGAGCTACCAAAACCTGAAGCAGAAACGTTACatagctatatatagtaacataaGAGTTCATCCAATTTTcttcaagcaacttgttattttgcaaatgtcgggGCCCCttttgacagtctcccgaatgaccaaattataagaaaaccgtacagttccgtttcCACACTATGGTACTGGTCCCttcgaatagaatcacgctttcacTAAGATCTCGCTATAAtgatacagcgacctttgcgatcttaccacgaccttagTGCGAACTCACTAATACCTGATTCCACCACGAttgctttgaacatgttcaaagttgtatACGCTCATCACGAACTTGAAGACCTcgccacgaccgtgatacgacctcaCTGTGATCTTCAAGATCGCGCTACGATcgtcaacatttgcattttttcacagatcgtagtgcgatcgttgTCTAGTGTGACCGCAGAATTAAACTTTATTAGTTGAATAGAGCCACAAGagcttaacaaaaaaatattacttcccTTAGCCCCATATGTTTACCATTTCCTGGTAACAGGACTCAATTTGGCAAAAAAGAGGGAAAGTGCAGAGTTTATAAATTAGccaaattatgtttaataaaaagaaataatatagatattcagacatttaaaacttttttcagtttaaaaaaacaaataaaaatagtgtTCAAAAGTAAACTTTCGTTAAAAAAATAtggattatttgaagaaaaaaacaacaaattgcacacatttaaagaacattttatatataaaacagaatttacaaataatttaacataaaacagataaacattatctgtttatcttttaatacaaaaaagttatgtattccTGTCGACAGGAAAAATatgtccacaaatccgaattttgagcgtccgtcgtcgttaacttataaacaaattttctcctctgaaactactgggccaaattttaccaaacttagccgcaaccatcattggggtatctagtttaaaaattgtgtccggtgacccgccaaactaaccaaactaaccaagatggcctccatggctaaaaatagaacataggggttaaatgtatatttttgcttatcactctgaaaccaaagcattgaacaaatctgacaaggggtaaggtcaagatctatctgccctgaaattttcagatgaatcggacaatgggttgttgggttactgtccctgaattggtaattttaaggaaattttgtccgttttctgtaattatcttgaaaattattatagatagagatcaactgtaaacagccattatgttcaccaaagtcagatctacaaaaaaatcaacatgattgaaatggtaagttgatcccttaaggagttattgcacttaatagtcatttttttaccaatttttcgtaaattttttacaaaaatcttctcctctgaaactactggaccaaattcaaccaa encodes:
- the LOC139491924 gene encoding uncharacterized protein; this encodes MSDTEPDRLLDMEDVEMPGQAASDEITNADLLSLMKTYFTRKLTGIERNFADTTHDLARKVQKSESSFKFKGNKVQFDLNSDLLDNIDIAVDCIEHRRYEKAVKVLKESGQSLKKRNKLIRIADKSEGGWKTVDEYLSDDVASDSEDEKRIRAADGRAVKKLKTVKQDKRQNIKKRPAESAGGPSSIAHNGNNGGFSQQQPFLVAGAAAPITSRRNRARDICYNCGLYGHWAKDCKKGGNSAAARGAPN